From the genome of Desulfovibrio gilichinskyi, one region includes:
- the rfaD gene encoding ADP-glyceromanno-heptose 6-epimerase has protein sequence MYIVTGGAGFIGSAMVWKLNQMGIDDILIVDNLAKTDKWKNLVNLRYEDYVHRDQFYKIILEGEDPFQTDAIIHMGACSSTTELDADFLMENNYRYTQMLCRFCLQHDVRFINASSAATYGDGRFGFNDNHDGIMQLKPMNMYGYSKQLFDLWALRGGILDKLVSLKFFNVFGPNEYHKDDMRSVICKAYRQISDSGEMKLFKSYKPEYTDGGQKRDFVYIKDCVDVMWWFLQNKDKNGIFNIGTGQARQWNELARSVFAAMDVEPDISYIEMPESIRDKYQYLTQANMSKLVAAGYDKPFTPLEDAAKDYVQNYLAQEDPYLKS, from the coding sequence ATGTATATAGTTACCGGCGGAGCCGGTTTCATCGGCAGTGCTATGGTTTGGAAGCTCAATCAGATGGGTATAGATGATATTTTGATTGTTGATAACCTTGCCAAAACCGATAAATGGAAAAATTTAGTTAATCTTCGTTATGAAGATTATGTTCATAGAGATCAGTTTTATAAAATCATTCTTGAAGGTGAAGATCCTTTTCAGACTGACGCAATCATTCATATGGGAGCTTGTTCCTCCACTACAGAACTGGACGCAGATTTTCTGATGGAGAACAACTACCGCTATACGCAGATGCTTTGCCGCTTCTGTCTCCAGCACGATGTCCGTTTTATAAATGCCTCAAGTGCTGCTACATACGGCGACGGGCGTTTCGGTTTCAATGATAACCATGACGGCATCATGCAGCTTAAACCCATGAATATGTATGGTTATTCCAAACAGCTTTTTGATTTATGGGCCCTTCGCGGCGGGATTCTGGATAAGCTGGTCAGCCTCAAATTTTTTAACGTTTTCGGACCTAATGAATACCATAAAGATGATATGAGAAGTGTCATCTGCAAGGCTTACCGCCAGATAAGCGATTCAGGTGAAATGAAGCTTTTCAAATCATATAAACCGGAATATACCGACGGCGGACAGAAGCGTGACTTTGTTTATATCAAAGATTGCGTGGATGTTATGTGGTGGTTCCTTCAGAACAAAGATAAAAACGGTATTTTCAACATCGGAACCGGACAGGCCCGTCAGTGGAATGAGCTTGCCCGCTCTGTATTTGCCGCTATGGATGTTGAGCCTGATATAAGCTACATAGAAATGCCTGAGTCGATTAGAGATAAATATCAATATCTGACTCAAGCCAATATGAGTAAACTTGTTGCCGCAGGATACGATAAACCGTTCACTCCACTTGAAGATGCGGCGAAAGATTATGTGCAGAATTATCTTGCGCAAGAAGATCCTTATTTA